From Pieris rapae chromosome 15, ilPieRapa1.1, whole genome shotgun sequence:
atattttgaatgttggaggtcgtatctctcagggaagacccccaacgggagtcgattccacagttcgctagttcgcaaaacaAAATAGAATTGGATCTTTGATCTTTCGAAATGACAACCTCAAGCATACTGAGGCTGTGTGACTTACGAAGGAGAACTCTCGCAAATTGCGGAGACACGACAAAAGGAAAAAGTGTAAGCACCGGAATCAATTCAGAAGCAGAAGTCTTAAGAACGATCGAGGGAAGGCCTTCAGGACCACTCGATTTGTGAGTATCAAGAGGATTAACGTCTTTCGCACACCAATCTGTTAGAATTAAACTTCAGCCATTGAAAATCCGTAATGTGGAATAGGACTAGGATAGCTCTGCTTTCTCTTGCACTCTTTAATTGATAATACGATTTGAAATAGTATAAAACCTATAAATGCTTATCACGGAAATATGTTTTAACGTAAAAATaagaagtaattaaaattaagaagattttaatttacatttaaacaaatttttttaactataattatttgaaccGGTCTCGTCGAATCAGGTGCACCAAGCGTATCAAGAAGTTGAATGCATTTAAGTTTCGTCATTAAACTCACTCAAGGCTAATGCACAAACCGGGTAAGAGCCAAAAAAAAACTCACTCAAGCTGACTGAAACTCATCTTGGTTCTCAGATTTGATAACttgcaaattattaaattttacgtacTTCACACTAGCTCGTATGGAAACACCGTCATGAGTGCAGCATAGCATAAACGTAAAAAGTCGAAGGCGTGTATCAAGCGCGGAAGTCTTaacacctacttgtctatctATTAGAATAAACtaaatgaaatagatacagataTTTGACGCCATTagtctatttattataacaataataataagagcgttttatttcaaatacttaacatttaaatacatgtcaTCTGGGTGCACTTTTTCTGGCTAACTTCTATTCCCGCCATTTCTATTGTAAGAGTTCCACTCTCTAACATGTTGctctctttatttattaagtagtacctggatgaccaaGCTTTcctctgtatttttttataaactatgttttttggaaattacaTTTAAGCACGAAtcacatactaataaaatgatgaaatatgaatactaTTTTTCGATCATATcgcataataaaataacattttctagaaatgattcctagctagatcgatttatcacCCCCGAACCCACTccccccccgtatactaaatttcatgaaaatcgatgGAGCctattccgagattccaattatataatatacctatatgtatacaagaattgctcgtttaaagatataagatatctaggaacaaatattataacctTAGATCGTGTGAGTCTGTGCATCAACCGTTATGTGTATCATATCTCATTGTATTGTTGTTTCTCacacaatttataacattGACACACCTCTTTATTGAAAGTAATTGCACATTTCCTATCTCTGCACActattttcaaacatatacGTATCGTAACTTAATAACAGTGCCATAATCCTAATAATAGTGCTTAAACGATCACCGCGTCtaccaacatttttttattattattcactaTTTGATATTTCTTCAGAATTATAAAGGGATTTTCTCTTTGTTTTAGggtgtttttaaaatgtactaaGAAATgttcattgatttttttcctatttCCTGTGACTATGTTTCGTTAGCTGATTTAAGTATTTGTAATTGAcgtttaagatttattttctattaagttacttgtatcaaatttaaattggtaaaatcataaaaaaatcaggcTCTACAACCTATTTAGAACtgggatttttgtatctgtttcatgatcattcgTTAATTTAACAGGTAGTAGTAGGTATTTTTTCGCCTGTACCTGCCACGCCGTCGAAGTTTTTCGATCTAACCCAGTTTCCTaccgatgttttccttcaacgttcgagcgaatgttaaatgtgcacatagatgGAATAACATTGGTGCACTTTTGggcagccggggatcaaatctacgacctctgggttgaaagtcgcacgctgacCACCTGGTGGGCTAATAGTGcccttatatattatatgatattttatataattataaattacatttatcatAAACCAATTTATTCACGagaatttttaacttatttataaatctatgtACATTATCAAATACTTTCTCAATAACTTATTAATCATCAGTAGATATTCTGTTctgttaatacatattataatgaattatcAATGACAACGTAACGATTGtgcaattacaattaattccAATACGGAAAGAAAGTATCGCGTGCTGGATTCGAACTCGTCACGAGCcagttaattttaactaaatgacAACGGTCATTGTCTTTAAATTCAAGATAGATAAAATTTTAGGTTCTGCATATTACAGGCAGTGCGTTTACTACTTTACAATCAACTTGCTGCAGTGCGCGATGAACCCCCAGTTGGCGGCCTCTAGATATCGTATCTAATGTCAGAGTGAACAATTTGCACTCctatttttaacatatcaGATAAATCCTGCGAACATATAAAGATCTGGAAAAAGATGAAAAAAGGGAATTGAACGAGCGACCAATTAGGGTTTTAATTGAAAACGTAGCAGTGGCAGACGTGGTCCTTAATATTAGTGATCGTACAATTATCGCTATTAAAAAAGTCTGCCATATGAGCAAATCATATAGAATAGTCGGTCGCCAGCTAGACcttgtttaataaatgtcaATGCAGATAcgaatctttataatatttaaggcaaaattttaatatgatgcAAATGACCCCAAACGGAACCCTAATTCAAGTTTTATGAGTGAAAGTGATCTAAATTATATGCTATACgattttttgtaacaatacATTGATATTAGATCGTTAAGAGAGAGTAACGTAGATATTTAAtgcttgtaatttaatatttttaaacgtcattttttttaaataattttatggccTGGTAACGAGACCTTTAAGCCATTGTCAttcttactataaataaaaaatccagAACGTTCGATAGACTTATCTGACAAACTAATAATTGTCACGTGTTTAAAAAACGATAAATGTCATTTTCTGTTATAAGTTTGTTATACTCTATGCAACCATAGAGTTTGCGAAGtctatatttttcttggtaGTCAGACAAGCATATTCagcctaaaattaaaaaaaagtttcatttcattcattcatgTACGGATGTATATCCTATATTGTTAAACAAATgaagaaattgaaatttagctatgaaaactttttttaacgaGTTTAAAGCATTCCTTTACATTTGAATCATAAGTATtccattttgattattttgtaactgttaatttataagtcaATAAAGGAAGCTggatttcaatatataataaaccaaTCGTAATTACTACGAGCCATATTTGGACAGACtttgttctataatatataaagttggAAATACAATTTcgtaaaaacacaataaaaatacaaaatgcaatataaacatatttattatctataaattagATCACAATCATTTATAACTATACTAGAAAACGAATATGAATAAGGCTCGAGTCctgttttaatgtttctaatatagttttacatttaattatcgatatagattataaattcaaaattatattacatgtgatcgaattaaaataatcacgGGTTTATATTTCGGGACCTAATATACCACTCTTTTTGTCTTAAATGATTTACACACATCGGAagcgtattaaaaaaaatggtgtttaattatgtatatcaatataaatttttcatactgaataattctctaatatttcaactaaatcataaaatataactgaataaataataatttgtctcTTAAGTACGccagatattttaaatgtaggcTGTGCTGTATATTACTTAgaaaacagttatttaaatataaattatatgacgACCTAGTAATTGTGAAATCTTCATACATCGTTCATACTTATACATCGTTTacctgtaaaatatttaattaattaaatacaggGAAGTGCAAATACAATGTgagaaaaactattttttatttttattttatttaatttgtcttaaaaaacTTACATTTGTTGTGTAGAATTTCCATTCCATGTATTATTATCATCGTCTGGCCTGTCCCCTGTCAGTCTATGTACGTTTCCCCTGCGCCTGATACTGGGTGGAATGTTGCCTGGAGGAATGTTCCCCGGCGAAGCGTTTCCCGTGGTGGGTGTGGGGTTCGTTGCCCCAAACAAACGCGACCGAATCCACGTGTATAGCTGATATGATGGATCCAACACCATCGAGGAGAAAAGCTGTGAGAAAAatgctgaaaaaaaaacaattgtaataaaataatagcagCGATGCTAACCTTAAGATCGTGCGTTCGAATCTGTGCAATTTTCAACATTCTTATAaacgaaaacatcgtgaggaatcgCATGACATCAGTCTTTCCCAACCTTTTTGCCCCAAGCCCCAATGCAGCTtttctaaaattcttatgcccactatttataatttttcattaataattaaattgttgacaTTACTAAATGAAACACTaggaaattgttaataaaacaaactaattTTCGCAACATTCAATCtacaaattaatgtaatatgaaTTTCCCCGTTTTGTGGCGTAGGGATGTTTCCTATTGACCAagtatgttaatatatatgttttaaaaataataatatacgtaCTAAAAAGGATTATCACAACAGTAATTTGATTTGTTGTTAACATAAatctctagattaaggttctatagattaatataaatatattttgttttttatataacttctggttatgcacttcttgcactcatcattctctttatttattgttttcttttcttactagggttgcctggaagagatcgcttgttagcaatAAGGCCGCCcattgcatcccttgtaatttttatgtattgtgttatttgtgtttctttctagcaacgaagtgtgaataaataaatatcgtacATAGGACACTCACCAATAAGAGAACTAAATGGCGAAGGACTAGAAGACACGACGTTGGATCGTCTCGGAAGCACGAGCAAGGCCACAGAAGGGATTAATTGTAAATCGCGCAGAGTCGCATCGTTTTCTGTCAATTCGCGACGAGGAAACGCCGTCCAGAGAGAAAACGAGGCACGTGTCatctgttaataataaataaaaaaaaaaaaaagcctttttatttcctacaaatataactttttacattggcccatctccaaacgcttacttatctaattaaaattaataccatcttatttttatttattttctatattatttacctataactaTTAACTATTTGTCTAACTATTGTCatctgttaataataataccaaaaaacttattttatatccaCAtatagtggcggagagtttattgccagttattctcttccgttctacgcccaatttttttcaattttagataaaaaaaaactttattttttatttttttataatacagcattagtaaatacatataaccctgaattttcaaccctttacaatcaacccctaaatcgcaattattatttttaatagtttctttttttttgtttcctacaaataagggggcgtccataaattacgtgagGTGTTTAAGGGGGGAGGTGGTCGAGTCAAATCTCATCTAATCTCACGTTGGAGAGAGGGGGGGTCTCGGCAAAtatcacgcaattttttttctgattgaaacaaaaaaaaaaatactattttggCCCATTTtgcagaaaattaaaaaaaaacacctcacgtaatttatggacgccccctaatatacatggcaaaacaacatTTGTCAGCtagtgttatataattatataaaaataataaatatctgttCTGTTTTACCTGCAAGTTATCAGCGACATACTGATGCAGTTCCTCAACAGTAGTGGACGCTTCGAAATGCGCGGTGTGAGATTCGCCATTCGCCATCTTGAATTGGACTCTCGCGCGGGGAGAGCCATCTCCAGAggctatgtaaaaaaatctattatttttggtaCATATACAAAGGATTTGtgatactaattaataaatataaacttaaaatgagAAATATATGGATAAGGCATTGAGGTTggcaaaatcatttttaaaatagcaagtATAatctatagtaaaataaatatcaccaGATTTCTGTGTGATCTATCATCAATCAAACAGGCAAGTCGATAGTCAGCCTTTTGTGCCTGACAAACGTTGGAGaccttttgggtctaaggcaagatTGGATTCGTTACGTCATTTgttcaccattcgagcgaatgttaagtGCGCGTGAAAGAAAGTCTATGGTTAAGCCGGGATTCGACCCTACGACCTCTGGGTTGAGAGtggcacgctgaagccactaggccagcaatgaatttaattgttttagtaaacataatgtaaatcataattaaataatattttctatatataacatacatacataaaaaatacataatctaaaaagtgtttaatataatattctactgctataatatactaattattCCATATAATTTGATTCCAAGCcattaacattaacaatatataggtataataaggtaaaatgaaataaatgtattattagtattcatgtctatgataataaacgccttttgttaaactttaacCAATTACTGTGATGCATATTgtagatcatttttcgaaaaataaagttataaagatGTATCATTGTTATAAACACaggcacacatttttttaaatacaaaaacacagtCTTTGAAAAAAccaagtaaaattttattgcaaattgttTTATAGCAAAATGGAGACAGAAatgtaaaatcttaatatatatatttcttgtgtgcgtgtgtatgtgactgaactcctcctaaacgactggaccgatttagacgaagttttttgtgtgtgttcaaggggatctgggaatggtttagattcacaattttgtccgctggacaatgtttttttaattaattttcaatttattagttgttgttgattttggaatgttttacattggatccgacagacggcgctaccatcgcagtgtcaaattttaaataatattcgaattttaattttagtctgtcccgaaatttaaaaaaagttttgttatcattgtgttatatcgtgtgtgaccatgggctggatcgttagatattgtcataacatttgaataatataataattttcatcaaaatggcttattaaaaattgaaattttgaaattaaagacgtgtagacaggacaacgtccgTCGGATCcgttagtatatatataagatatcttACTCAGTTGCGTTTGCGCAGGCGGCGTCGTAGCCGTTTGCGTCTGCGGCTGTTCCCTAGCCTTCCTCTCAGCACGGTCTTGAGCTATCTGCTCTAATATACGCTGTCTCGCcaaattattttccattttctcACGTTTCCTTTCCTCCTGCGAAcagaaatacaaattacatacatttttatttaaacaaagcaTTCACAAAATATGATCATTTTCGTATtacaaattacttaatttttttgacgttcatactTGTTAaccaatatgaatatattttgagtCAAATGAAGATACCTGTATCTGCTTGAACTCTTGTTCGGCCTGCCATCTCTTGAGTTCTGCAACACCTTGACCTGTCGCTCTTCGTTCCAACTCTTTTTCCCTCTCCAACTAAAAGTACagcaaaaataagtaaaaaaaaattaatttaatgaacatggggtaatggttgcagctctttAAAatcattgtgtaaaacaaaaaacatggcaattaaaaagagtttattgccagttcttcttccGTTCTATGCTTcgattatcttaatatatataaatctcctgtcactgTTTGTCCGCGAAGGACTCGTAagctacttaaccgattttaaataaaattggcacACTGTGAGCAGTCTAGtccttaagagataggatagcttagatctttaattatagtcgcaattttattttattgcaaattatttgaatgtaattaattgacaGTCACAATTATCTCTTTACTCCAAAAGATTCTAACAGATGTCGATACTTTTCGACTGGATTGAGTAAGTAATCAATAGATGGCACTGCTATGGTAAACCGACAAACGTGTCATATAAGctacaattcaatatcatgaTTACCACGTGTTATTGAggctaaagtataaattaaatttattttgtgaaactagttgttaatatgtttttatctatTGATGTTGAAGcatacattgtgttacctaaatgaataaatgattttgatttgatttgaa
This genomic window contains:
- the LOC110997648 gene encoding UBX domain-containing protein 4 isoform X3 — protein: MHWFGGTIAEAVTLSKQKNAIFVVFVEGDNDLSKELAATIDNGLVLKRLADPTNFLAIKLKSGTENYTYFAQIYQFVPVPSLFFIGNNGTPLEVVCAGVEAQNLAERIDRILEVHYQGKPVQPSTSKQNIKEETKNLLQSEAAATEKTATTPKENGPKTSEESEISGPAAKIPKTVHHEVTRSGTEYDVVCDGDVCVRKPKTGQDTPGPSHREDTNAETTMEENPVENIPDVNAEEKIERAKELIEARRREKAEKEKQLEREKELERRATGQGVAELKRWQAEQEFKQIQEERKREKMENNLARQRILEQIAQDRAERKAREQPQTQTATTPPAQTQLTSGDGSPRARVQFKMANGESHTAHFEASTTVEELHQYVADNLQMTRASFSLWTAFPRRELTENDATLRDLQLIPSVALLVLPRRSNVVSSSPSPFSSLIAFFSQLFSSMVLDPSYQLYTWIRSRLFGATNPTPTTGNASPGNIPPGNIPPSIRRRGNVHRLTGDRPDDDNNTWNGNSTQQM
- the LOC110997648 gene encoding UBX domain-containing protein 4 isoform X1 produces the protein MHWFGGTIAEAVTLSKQKNAIFVVFVEGDNDLSKELAATIDNGLVLKRLADPTNFLAIKLKSGTENYTYFAQIYQFVPVPSLFFIGNNGTPLEVVCAGVEAQNLAERIDRILEVHYQGKPVQPSTSKQNIKEETKNLLQSEAAATEKTATTPKENGPKTSEESEISGPAAKIPKTVHHEVTRSGTEYDVVCDGDVCVRKPKTGQDTPGPSHREDTNAETTMEVENPVENIPDVNAEEKIERAKELIEARRREKAEKEKQLEREKELERRATGQGVAELKRWQAEQEFKQIQEERKREKMENNLARQRILEQIAQDRAERKAREQPQTQTATTPPAQTQLTSGDGSPRARVQFKMANGESHTAHFEASTTVEELHQYVADNLQMTRASFSLWTAFPRRELTENDATLRDLQLIPSVALLVLPRRSNVVSSSPSPFSSLIAFFSQLFSSMVLDPSYQLYTWIRSRLFGATNPTPTTGNASPGNIPPGNIPPSIRRRGNVHRLTGDRPDDDNNTWNGNSTQQM
- the LOC110997648 gene encoding UBX domain-containing protein 4 isoform X2, whose product is MHWFGGTIAEAVTLSKQKNAIFVVFVEGDNDLSKELAATIDNGLVLKRLADPTNFLAIKLKSGTENYTYFAQIYQFVPVPSLFFIGNNGTPLEVVCAGVEAQNLAERIDRILEVHYQGKPVQPSTSKQNIKEETKNLLQSEAAATEKTATTPKENGPKTSEESEISGPAAKIPKTVHHEVTRSGTEYDVVCDGDVCVRKPKTGQDTPGPSHREDTNAETTMEVENPVENIPDVNAEEKIERAKELIEARRREKAEKEKQLEREKELERRATGQGVAELKRWQAEQEFKQIQEERKREKMENNLARQRILEQIAQDRAERKAREQPQTQTATTPPAQTQLTSGDGSPRARVQFKMANGESHTAHFEASTTVEELHQYVADNLQMTRASFSLWTAFPRRELTENDATLRDLQLIPSVALLVLPRRSNVVSSSPSPFSSLIAFFSQLFSSMVLDPSYQLYTWIRSRLFGATNPTPTTGNASPGNIPPGNIPPSIRRRGNVHRLTGDRPDDDNNTWNGNSTQQM